One Cryptomeria japonica chromosome 9, Sugi_1.0, whole genome shotgun sequence genomic window carries:
- the LOC131044562 gene encoding 3-ketoacyl-CoA synthase 1-like yields MKPWAGFVCLLLLLLRISSLLAHLFMAAALGWLLLEILGKRGRRECYLVNFTCYKPPAERQVNTEMSIYLSARTDPIIPEHSKFQWKIFLRSGLGEETSLPRFVFNEEMVTTLEEARVEMEETFFAMADELFARTGVTPQDIDILIVTVSTFTAAPSHASVVANHYKMKENVKTFNLSGVLAVHMAKDLLLVNPDSYALILSTENTTVNANYPGLLLSNKSKDAVRAKLRLLHSIRTNAAADDEAYGCISVTEDDDGVYGVRLRPSLHTIAAKALTINLAKLSPNVLPLREQLYYAYNWLRC; encoded by the exons ATGAAGCCTTGGGCTGGTTTTGTATGCTTGTTACTGCTGCTTCTCCGCATTAGCTCACTGCTGGCGCACCTATTTATGGCGGCGGCGCTGGGGTGGCTGCTGCTTGAAATCCTCGGCAAACGAGGGCGGCGAGAATGTTATCTTGTCAACTTCACCTGCTACAAACCGCCGGCGGAGCGCCAAGTTAACACGGAGATGAGCATTTACCTTTCGGCGAGGACGGATCCTATCATTCCAGAACATTCCAAATTCCAGTGGAAAATATTTCTGCGCTCCGGTCTGGGGGAAGAGACTTCCCTGCCGCGCTTCGTTTTCAACGAAGAAATGGTGACGACATTGGAGGAAGCGCGTGTGGAGATGGAGGAGACCTTCTTCGCAATGGCGGACGAGCTGTTCGCCAGGACGGGTGTCACGCCGCAAGACATCGATATACTCATCGTAACGGTCTCCACTTTCACGGCGGCGCCCTCGCACGCGTCCGTTGTTGCGAACCACTATAAGATGAAGGAAAACGTAAAGACGTTTAATCTTTCCGGCGTTTTGGCGGTGCACATGGCCAAAGATCTGTTGCTCGTAAATCCGGACTCGTACGCTCTCATCCTCTCCACCGAGAACACAACCGTCAATGCAAACTACCCCG GCTTGCTTCTCTCCAACAAATCGAAAGACGCCGTGAGAGCCAAATTGCGGCTTCTCCATTCAATTCGGACCAACGCGGCCGCCGACGACGAGGCCTACGGTTGCATATCTGTGACGGAGGACGATGACGGCGTCTACGGGGTCCGTCTCCGCCCTTCTCTACACACAATTGCTGCCAAGGCCTTGACTATCAACCTAGCCAAGCTCAGCCCCAATGTCCTTCCGTTGCGCGAGCAGCTGTACTACGCCTACAATTGGCTGCGCTGTTGA